In one Oceanotoga teriensis genomic region, the following are encoded:
- a CDS encoding adenine phosphoribosyltransferase: MNINDYVRDIPDFPKKGIIFKDITPALKSPEAFKYIIDKFESTVKDIDFDVIIGPESRGFIFGAPLAYKMGKEFVPVRKPGKLPSEKVSISYELEYGSATLEMHKDAISKGQKVIIVDDILATGGTTEAIIELVKRCGGEVVATLFFAELAFLNPREKLQNVLVESLIQF, encoded by the coding sequence ATGAACATAAATGATTATGTGAGAGATATTCCAGATTTCCCTAAGAAAGGTATTATTTTTAAAGATATAACTCCAGCTTTAAAAAGTCCAGAGGCTTTCAAATATATTATTGATAAATTCGAAAGTACAGTAAAAGATATAGATTTTGATGTAATAATAGGACCTGAATCAAGAGGTTTCATATTTGGAGCACCTCTTGCATATAAAATGGGTAAAGAATTTGTTCCAGTTAGAAAACCTGGAAAATTGCCTTCAGAAAAGGTTAGCATTTCTTATGAGCTCGAATATGGTTCAGCAACTCTTGAAATGCACAAAGATGCTATATCTAAAGGTCAAAAAGTTATTATTGTAGATGATATTTTAGCAACTGGAGGAACTACTGAAGCCATAATAGAATTAGTCAAGAGATGTGGTGGAGAAGTAGTAGCTACTTTATTTTTTGCAGAACTTGCTTTTTTAAATCCGAGGGAAAAACTTCAAAATGTTTTAGTTGAAAGTTTAATCCAATTTTAG